A single Clavibacter nebraskensis NCPPB 2581 DNA region contains:
- a CDS encoding Asp23/Gls24 family envelope stress response protein, which yields MSSITPTSASTGVTGTGTGTTGGKNTIADGVIEKVAGIAARQVRGVHDLGNGAARAVGAIRNVIGQQDRGQGISVEVGETQVAVDVTLIAEYPVDLQQVADDVRSAITDAIDQVVGMEVTEVNVTITDVNLPSSTSSDDDAAEKRVQ from the coding sequence ATGTCGAGCATCACCCCCACGTCCGCGTCCACCGGCGTCACCGGCACCGGCACCGGCACCACCGGCGGCAAGAACACCATCGCCGACGGCGTGATCGAGAAGGTCGCCGGCATCGCGGCCCGCCAGGTCCGCGGCGTGCACGACCTCGGCAACGGCGCGGCCCGTGCCGTCGGCGCGATCCGCAACGTCATCGGCCAGCAGGACCGCGGCCAGGGCATCTCCGTCGAGGTCGGCGAGACCCAGGTCGCCGTCGACGTCACGCTCATCGCCGAGTACCCGGTCGACCTGCAGCAGGTCGCCGACGACGTGCGCTCCGCCATCACCGACGCCATCGACCAGGTCGTCGGCATGGAGGTCACCGAGGTCAACGTCACCATCACCGACGTGAACCTCCCCTCCTCCACGTCGTCCGACGACGACGCGGCCGAGAAGCGCGTCCAGTGA
- a CDS encoding helix-turn-helix transcriptional regulator, producing the protein MSTASAPDGRHRAASPLHALPALDPERAGGAGLPGTPRLAPRTRPHDGDATVDTIAPHEGGAASDGRAADLADWAAEAPAPALRRGHMAGTDLDEAVARYTALYPGTDFRAAKGPGDFSYRYSFVGDENVTLRSSVFPAEHWGRLPMLPDYVVAWWREGSGAVDVGSHEVRSSGTRPFLLPSGRSFSFRSGPAVQNLVHIDAAFLEETAAELHDGRSRPLVFDHTRAPSPEQTSAWRRAVGEASPVLQDAASSPLLRMQAGLLVARATLQLFPWHDVPFSAEMRAPRMSAVRAAIEYLHHHADRPITPADAARAAGISTRVLQLAVRRHEDTTPSALLRGIRLDRVRAELRDASPTTTTVRAVAEQWGFGHLGRFAASYAERFGELPSATLRG; encoded by the coding sequence ATGAGCACCGCATCCGCGCCCGACGGGCGCCACCGCGCCGCGTCCCCCCTGCACGCGCTGCCCGCGCTCGACCCCGAGCGGGCCGGCGGTGCCGGGCTGCCGGGCACGCCCCGGCTCGCACCCCGCACGCGCCCGCACGACGGCGACGCGACCGTCGACACCATCGCGCCCCACGAGGGCGGTGCGGCCTCCGACGGCCGGGCCGCGGATCTCGCCGATTGGGCCGCCGAGGCCCCGGCGCCCGCGCTCCGCCGCGGCCACATGGCCGGCACCGACCTCGACGAGGCCGTCGCGCGCTACACCGCCCTGTACCCGGGCACCGACTTCCGCGCCGCGAAGGGCCCGGGCGACTTCTCGTACCGGTACTCGTTCGTCGGCGACGAGAACGTGACGCTCCGCTCGTCGGTCTTCCCCGCCGAGCACTGGGGCCGGCTGCCCATGCTTCCCGACTACGTCGTCGCCTGGTGGCGCGAGGGATCCGGCGCCGTCGACGTCGGCTCGCACGAGGTGCGCTCGAGCGGCACCCGCCCGTTCCTCCTGCCCTCCGGCCGGTCGTTCAGCTTCCGCTCGGGGCCCGCGGTGCAGAACCTCGTGCACATCGACGCGGCCTTCCTCGAGGAGACCGCCGCCGAGCTGCACGACGGCCGCTCGCGCCCGCTCGTCTTCGACCACACCCGTGCGCCGTCGCCCGAGCAGACCTCCGCCTGGCGCCGCGCGGTCGGCGAGGCGAGCCCCGTGCTGCAGGACGCCGCGTCGAGCCCGCTGCTGCGGATGCAGGCGGGCCTGCTCGTCGCGCGCGCCACCCTCCAGCTGTTCCCGTGGCACGACGTGCCCTTCAGCGCCGAGATGCGGGCGCCGCGCATGAGCGCCGTCCGCGCCGCCATCGAGTACCTGCACCACCACGCCGACCGGCCCATCACGCCGGCCGATGCCGCCCGGGCGGCGGGCATCAGCACGCGCGTGCTCCAGCTCGCCGTGCGGCGCCACGAGGACACGACCCCGAGCGCGCTGCTCCGCGGGATCCGGCTCGACCGCGTCCGTGCCGAGCTGCGCGACGCCTCGCCCACCACGACCACCGTGCGGGCGGTCGCCGAGCAGTGGGGCTTCGGCCACCTCGGACGGTTCGCCGCCTCCTATGCGGAGCGCTTCGGCGAGCTGCCGAGCGCGACGCTGCGCGGCTGA
- a CDS encoding glycoside hydrolase domain-containing protein produces the protein MNQSRSTVLSRRSVLGGAIAAVPVALVAAGPAHADEATTPATPIPEVPLASNGRPVVRDIQKQLVARYGARTGFPAVTTDGVWTSDSHKALIHALQLEMGIDEATANGVFGPLTRRTLQKQATLTVGSADTTGYLVHLLQASLVVMSTWDGPVDGTFSAKQGVRLSQFQRTVALPETGRGDYRTWAALLASNGDPTRPGNAADGITVITAARAKTLKDAGYTIVGRYLTNSDIPDPLDKRIQDGELDAIFAGGLKVFPIFQEGGTNTTYFSYGLGVRAAGRADDAARRLGFLPGTPIYYAVDFDATRDEVETYIEPYFRGIHDELRRRGSAYRVGVYAGRRVCCTLAAAHLTELSYVADMSTGWGANLGAKIPENWAFDQILEHTIGAGDQAFDIDTNVVSGRDAGQSRVEPRG, from the coding sequence ATGAACCAGTCTCGAAGCACCGTCCTGTCACGACGCTCCGTCCTGGGGGGCGCGATCGCCGCCGTCCCCGTCGCCCTCGTCGCCGCGGGTCCCGCGCACGCCGACGAGGCGACCACCCCCGCGACCCCGATCCCCGAGGTCCCGCTCGCGTCGAACGGCCGCCCGGTCGTCCGCGACATCCAGAAGCAGCTCGTCGCGCGCTACGGCGCCCGCACCGGCTTCCCGGCCGTCACCACCGACGGCGTGTGGACCAGCGACTCGCACAAAGCCCTCATCCACGCCCTCCAGCTCGAGATGGGCATCGACGAGGCCACCGCCAACGGCGTGTTCGGGCCGCTCACCCGCAGGACCCTGCAGAAGCAGGCGACCCTCACCGTGGGATCCGCCGACACCACCGGCTACCTCGTGCACCTGCTCCAGGCGTCGCTCGTGGTCATGAGCACGTGGGACGGGCCGGTCGACGGCACCTTCTCCGCCAAGCAGGGCGTGCGCCTCTCGCAGTTCCAGCGCACGGTGGCCCTCCCCGAGACGGGCCGCGGCGACTACCGCACGTGGGCCGCGCTGCTCGCGAGCAACGGCGACCCGACCCGCCCGGGCAACGCGGCCGACGGCATCACCGTCATCACCGCCGCGCGCGCGAAGACGTTGAAGGACGCCGGCTACACGATCGTCGGGCGCTACCTCACGAACTCGGACATCCCCGACCCGCTGGACAAGCGCATCCAGGACGGCGAGCTCGACGCCATCTTCGCGGGCGGTCTCAAGGTCTTCCCGATCTTCCAGGAGGGCGGCACCAACACCACGTACTTCTCGTACGGCCTCGGGGTGCGTGCCGCCGGCCGGGCCGACGACGCGGCCCGCCGCCTCGGCTTCCTGCCGGGAACGCCCATCTACTACGCGGTCGACTTCGACGCGACGCGCGACGAGGTCGAGACCTACATCGAGCCGTACTTCCGCGGCATCCACGACGAGCTCCGCCGCCGCGGCAGCGCCTACCGCGTGGGCGTGTACGCGGGCCGCCGCGTCTGCTGCACCCTCGCCGCCGCGCACCTCACCGAGCTCAGCTACGTGGCCGACATGTCCACCGGCTGGGGCGCGAACCTCGGCGCCAAGATCCCGGAGAACTGGGCCTTCGACCAGATCCTCGAGCACACGATCGGCGCGGGCGACCAGGCGTTCGACATCGACACGAACGTCGTCTCCGGCCGCGACGCGGGCCAGAGCCGGGTCGAGCCGCGCGGCTGA
- a CDS encoding phage holin family protein: MIDDDSSSRGGWLGGSFAQKAIDPLLRAVRAEIDSAKREIGERARSARSGAILLGAGVALALVSLGLLAAVIVALLLLALPLWAATLITLALFGIATAVVVRLGLARLSRGVPPVPSDTLHHARDRMRPGDRGAGDDGPTGPAGSAPADR; this comes from the coding sequence ATGATCGACGACGACAGCTCCTCCCGCGGCGGTTGGCTGGGCGGGTCCTTCGCCCAGAAGGCCATCGACCCCCTGCTCCGCGCGGTGCGCGCGGAGATCGACTCCGCCAAGCGGGAGATCGGCGAGCGCGCCCGGTCCGCCCGCTCGGGCGCCATCCTGCTGGGCGCGGGCGTCGCGCTCGCGCTCGTGTCGCTGGGGCTCCTCGCCGCGGTGATCGTGGCGCTCCTGCTGCTCGCGCTGCCGCTGTGGGCGGCGACGCTCATCACGCTGGCGCTGTTCGGGATCGCGACCGCGGTCGTCGTCCGGCTCGGCCTCGCACGGCTCTCCCGCGGGGTGCCGCCCGTCCCATCGGACACGCTGCACCACGCGCGCGACCGCATGCGCCCGGGCGACCGGGGTGCGGGCGACGACGGACCCACCGGCCCCGCGGGATCCGCGCCCGCCGACCGCTGA
- a CDS encoding DUF2273 domain-containing protein — protein MTPTVTGLLVGAVLALSGLAFGFGGFLLVLIFMAVGFGVGRVLEGKLDVRGLADALRGRRSS, from the coding sequence GTGACCCCCACCGTCACGGGCCTCCTCGTCGGCGCGGTCCTCGCGCTCTCCGGGCTCGCCTTCGGCTTCGGCGGCTTCCTGCTCGTCCTGATCTTCATGGCCGTCGGCTTCGGCGTCGGCCGCGTCCTCGAGGGCAAGCTGGACGTCCGCGGCCTCGCCGACGCCCTCCGCGGGCGCCGGTCGTCGTGA